From one Amycolatopsis sp. FDAARGOS 1241 genomic stretch:
- a CDS encoding AMP-binding protein — MNTVPELFESIVARCGATPAVVDARSTLEYGDLNTTVNRLARRLIAEGVGPDSIVAVAVPKSNDLIVTMLAVLKAGGAYLPLDPAYPAERLSFMLSETRPALLVRTSTVDIFQMSLARVWRAAQPAG; from the coding sequence TTGAACACGGTTCCCGAACTGTTCGAGTCAATCGTCGCGCGGTGCGGCGCGACGCCTGCGGTCGTCGACGCGCGAAGCACTCTCGAATACGGCGACCTCAACACCACGGTGAACCGGTTGGCGCGCAGGCTAATTGCCGAGGGCGTCGGGCCGGATTCGATCGTCGCAGTCGCCGTGCCGAAGTCGAACGACCTGATCGTGACCATGTTGGCTGTGCTCAAGGCCGGTGGCGCCTACCTCCCGCTCGACCCGGCTTATCCTGCGGAACGCCTGTCGTTCATGCTCTCCGAAACGCGCCCGGCACTGCTCGTCCGGACGTCCACAGTAGACATATTTCAGATGTCCTTGGCGCGGGTATGGCGGGCGGCTCAGCCAGCGGGATGA
- a CDS encoding HPF/RaiA family ribosome-associated protein, with translation MQIQISTDSNLSGDEKLIQYFQAELESKLARFSDHLTRLDVHLSDEMGAGTDGEDLRCVIEARPARHQPVAVTNHAGSVADAFNGAVRKLERVLESLFGREGHHKGGESIRHKTEDEQS, from the coding sequence ATGCAGATCCAGATCAGCACGGACAGCAACCTGAGCGGTGATGAGAAGCTGATCCAGTACTTCCAGGCCGAGCTCGAGTCGAAGCTGGCACGGTTCAGCGACCACCTCACCCGGCTCGACGTCCACCTGAGCGACGAAATGGGCGCCGGCACCGATGGTGAAGACCTGCGGTGCGTGATCGAAGCCCGGCCTGCCCGGCACCAGCCCGTCGCGGTCACAAACCACGCGGGTTCGGTGGCCGATGCGTTCAACGGCGCCGTGCGCAAGCTGGAGCGGGTCCTGGAGAGCCTGTTCGGCCGCGAGGGCCACCACAAGGGAGGCGAGTCCATCCGGCACAAGACGGAGGACGAACAGAGCTGA
- a CDS encoding CU044_5270 family protein, with the protein MNDLQTLRAVLLPTEPAQEVVDRSRHRLQNRMLGAPRRRRRPLVLGTGLAAAAAAAIVVATLPGAPAEAPRPQAVAPVVTGQDVLLAAATVAAKAPSETGTYWHVVTTSRDLTYESWTTADGHQWFRGAKSGGRVVPLGQSNPFRLGVVDVTLDQLRALPTDPTALRDWIAEALKHSDARTSAGPLTASDREQALLESLVSLVSALPAPPGVRAAAFRAIAAYPGVRDLGAVPGGRGLVLPGEERLVVAPATGRVNGTSTFVTADGAVYHLDDPRGAAISAEWTDSLPR; encoded by the coding sequence ATGAATGACCTGCAGACCCTGCGGGCAGTGCTGCTGCCCACCGAACCGGCCCAGGAAGTCGTCGACCGGAGCCGGCACCGGCTGCAGAACCGGATGCTCGGCGCGCCACGGAGGCGACGCCGCCCGCTCGTGCTCGGCACCGGCCTCGCCGCCGCGGCCGCGGCCGCCATCGTGGTGGCGACCCTGCCCGGCGCTCCCGCGGAGGCCCCGCGGCCGCAGGCGGTGGCCCCCGTCGTCACCGGCCAGGACGTCCTGCTCGCGGCGGCCACCGTGGCCGCGAAGGCGCCGTCGGAAACCGGCACCTACTGGCACGTCGTGACGACGTCCCGGGATCTGACGTACGAGTCCTGGACCACGGCCGACGGTCACCAGTGGTTCCGCGGCGCGAAGTCCGGTGGCCGGGTCGTGCCGCTGGGCCAGTCGAACCCCTTCCGGCTGGGCGTCGTCGACGTGACCCTCGACCAGCTTCGAGCCCTGCCCACCGACCCGACGGCGCTGCGCGACTGGATCGCGGAGGCGCTGAAGCACAGCGACGCCCGGACGAGTGCGGGTCCGCTGACCGCGAGCGACCGGGAGCAGGCATTGCTGGAGTCGCTGGTTTCCCTCGTGTCGGCGCTGCCCGCGCCGCCGGGTGTGCGGGCCGCGGCGTTCCGTGCGATCGCCGCCTATCCGGGCGTCCGCGACCTCGGTGCCGTGCCCGGCGGGCGCGGGCTCGTGCTGCCCGGGGAGGAACGCCTGGTCGTCGCCCCGGCGACCGGGCGTGTCAACGGCACGTCGACGTTCGTGACCGCCGACGGCGCCGTGTACCACTTGGACGACCCGCGGGGGGCCGCGATCAGTGCCGAGTGGACGGACTCGCTGCCCAGGTGA
- a CDS encoding RNA polymerase sigma factor, whose protein sequence is MTAAPVTGVEPFTEVHDRYFADIYRYVAGRLGAQAAEDIAAETFLVAFDRRKAFDAGRGDLRAWLFGIATNLVSRHRRKEARHYRALSRLDVPVAAESHENRVVSAIAAGQLGKALSRLSAGERDVLLLVALGELGYAEVAEALGISPGTVGSRLTRARKKLTPVLAQEASDE, encoded by the coding sequence GTGACGGCGGCCCCGGTGACCGGCGTCGAGCCGTTCACCGAGGTGCACGACCGCTACTTCGCAGACATCTACCGGTACGTCGCCGGGCGGCTCGGCGCCCAGGCCGCGGAGGACATCGCCGCCGAGACGTTCCTCGTCGCCTTCGACCGCCGGAAGGCGTTCGACGCCGGCCGCGGCGACCTGCGGGCGTGGCTGTTCGGCATCGCGACCAACCTCGTCTCGCGCCACCGCCGCAAGGAGGCCCGGCACTACCGCGCACTCTCCCGGCTCGACGTCCCTGTGGCCGCCGAAAGCCACGAAAACCGCGTCGTCTCGGCCATCGCGGCCGGGCAGCTCGGCAAGGCACTGTCCCGGCTGTCCGCCGGCGAGCGTGACGTCCTGCTGCTGGTGGCCCTCGGCGAACTCGGTTACGCCGAAGTCGCCGAGGCGCTCGGCATCTCCCCGGGCACGGTCGGCTCCCGGCTGACGCGCGCCCGCAAGAAACTCACCCCTGTTCTCGCCCAGGAGGCGTCCGATGAATGA
- the orn gene encoding oligoribonuclease — translation MTDHLVWIDCEMTGLDLGKDALIEIAALVTDADLNVLGDGVDIVIHTDDTTLDGMPQVVHDMHAKSGLTEEVRASTVTLAEAEQRVLDYIREHVPDPGAAPLAGNSIATDRGFISRDMPTLDSHLHYRMVDVSSVKELVRRWYPRIYYAKPEKGLAHRALADIKESIGELDYYRSVAFVPQPGPTSEQAKAAAAEVQERHRS, via the coding sequence GTGACCGACCATCTAGTCTGGATCGACTGCGAGATGACGGGGCTCGACCTCGGCAAGGACGCGTTGATCGAAATAGCCGCTTTGGTGACCGACGCCGACCTCAACGTGCTCGGCGACGGAGTCGACATCGTCATCCACACCGACGACACCACGCTCGACGGCATGCCGCAGGTCGTCCACGACATGCACGCCAAGTCCGGGCTCACGGAAGAGGTCCGCGCCTCCACGGTCACCCTCGCCGAGGCCGAGCAGCGCGTGCTCGACTACATCCGCGAACACGTCCCCGACCCCGGCGCGGCCCCCCTGGCGGGCAACTCCATCGCCACCGACCGCGGCTTCATCTCCCGCGACATGCCGACCCTCGACAGCCACCTGCACTACCGCATGGTCGACGTGTCCTCGGTCAAGGAACTCGTACGGCGCTGGTACCCGCGCATCTACTACGCCAAGCCGGAGAAGGGCCTCGCCCACCGCGCCCTCGCGGACATCAAGGAGTCCATCGGCGAACTCGACTACTACCGCAGCGTCGCCTTCGTCCCCCAACCCGGCCCGACCAGCGAACAAGCCAAGGCCGCCGCCGCCGAGGTGCAGGAACGGCATCGAAGCTGA
- a CDS encoding helicase HerA-like domain-containing protein — MAEQGSGPAAEIAQGYVSEGAAVELGAVVIDGQADAAAAVRLPLATLNRHGVVAGATGTGKTKTLQLISEQLSAAGVPVVLADVKGDLSGLSAAAEPNDKLTKRAQELGDDWAPAATPVQFLSLGTGGKGSPIRATITSFGPVLLSKVLELNETQESTLGLIFYWADQRGLALLDTKDLRSVITHLTSDEGKADLKDIGGVSAATAGVILRALSNLEAQGGEDFFGEPELDVHDLMRELDGKGVVTLLELDNLQSKPALFSTFLMWLLAELFEELPEEGDLDKPKLVFFFDEAHLLFNDASKAFLERIEQTVKLIRSKGVGVFFCTQLPTDIPNAVLSQLGARVQHALRAFTPDDQKALVRTVKTYPKTPHYDLESALTSLGIGEAVVTVLSERGAPTPVAWTRLRAPRSKMGSIGAQAVAAAVTASDLQAKYAQTIDRESAYEKLAAKVAPPAEAPVPEAPPAPKPGKEEPGFIEQTMANPAVKSFMRSAASALGREITRGLFGNRRR; from the coding sequence GTGGCCGAGCAGGGGTCGGGGCCTGCGGCGGAGATCGCGCAGGGGTATGTGAGCGAGGGCGCCGCGGTGGAGCTGGGAGCCGTCGTCATCGACGGGCAGGCCGACGCGGCCGCGGCCGTACGCCTGCCGTTGGCGACGCTGAACCGCCACGGCGTGGTCGCCGGCGCGACCGGTACCGGCAAGACGAAGACGTTGCAGCTGATCTCGGAGCAGCTGTCGGCCGCCGGGGTCCCGGTCGTGCTGGCGGACGTGAAGGGCGACTTGTCGGGCCTGTCGGCGGCAGCGGAGCCGAACGACAAGCTCACCAAGCGCGCGCAGGAGCTGGGTGACGACTGGGCGCCGGCCGCGACCCCCGTGCAGTTCCTGTCGCTGGGCACCGGTGGCAAGGGGTCGCCGATCCGCGCGACGATCACGAGCTTCGGCCCCGTCCTGCTGTCCAAGGTGCTGGAGCTGAACGAAACGCAGGAGTCGACGCTCGGCCTCATCTTCTACTGGGCCGACCAGCGCGGCCTGGCGCTGCTCGACACCAAGGACCTGCGGTCGGTGATCACCCACCTCACCAGCGACGAGGGCAAGGCTGACCTCAAGGACATCGGCGGCGTCTCCGCGGCGACGGCCGGGGTAATCCTGCGCGCACTGTCCAATCTGGAGGCCCAGGGTGGCGAGGACTTCTTCGGCGAGCCCGAGCTCGACGTCCACGACCTCATGCGCGAGCTGGACGGCAAGGGGGTCGTCACGCTGCTGGAGCTGGACAACCTGCAGTCGAAGCCGGCGCTGTTCTCGACGTTCCTGATGTGGCTGCTGGCCGAGCTGTTCGAGGAGCTGCCGGAGGAGGGTGACCTCGACAAGCCGAAGCTCGTCTTCTTCTTCGACGAGGCACACCTGCTGTTCAACGACGCGTCGAAGGCGTTTCTGGAGCGCATCGAGCAGACGGTGAAGCTGATCCGGTCCAAGGGCGTCGGCGTGTTCTTCTGCACGCAGCTGCCCACGGACATCCCGAACGCCGTGCTGTCGCAGCTGGGTGCGCGCGTGCAGCACGCGTTGCGCGCGTTCACGCCGGATGACCAGAAGGCCCTGGTCAGGACGGTCAAGACGTACCCGAAGACGCCGCACTACGACCTCGAATCGGCGCTGACGTCGCTCGGAATCGGGGAGGCGGTCGTCACGGTGTTGTCGGAGCGCGGTGCACCGACGCCCGTCGCGTGGACGCGGCTGCGCGCGCCGCGGTCGAAGATGGGCTCGATCGGCGCGCAGGCGGTCGCGGCGGCGGTCACGGCCTCGGACCTGCAGGCGAAATACGCGCAGACGATCGACCGCGAGTCCGCGTACGAGAAGCTGGCCGCGAAGGTGGCTCCGCCTGCCGAAGCACCGGTGCCGGAAGCGCCGCCCGCGCCGAAGCCGGGCAAGGAGGAGCCGGGGTTCATCGAGCAGACGATGGCCAACCCGGCGGTGAAGTCGTTCATGCGCTCGGCGGCCTCCGCGTTGGGCCGCGAGATCACGCGCGGGCTGTTCGGCAACCGGCGGCGCTGA
- a CDS encoding DUF3224 domain-containing protein: MTTATARFELDKWEPQAQDEARGTEFARVAITKTFTGAVEGTSRVEMLTASNAISRAYVAFERLSVSIDGRKGSFVLRHTAGDEGLSLVVLAGSGTGELEGISGSAAITMDEAGNHTFTLTYDLPAA, encoded by the coding sequence ATGACCACCGCCACCGCGAGGTTCGAGCTCGACAAATGGGAGCCGCAGGCCCAGGACGAGGCACGTGGCACGGAGTTCGCGCGGGTCGCCATCACCAAGACGTTCACGGGTGCGGTCGAAGGCACCAGCCGCGTCGAAATGCTGACGGCCTCGAACGCGATTTCGCGTGCCTACGTCGCCTTCGAACGCCTGTCGGTGTCCATCGACGGGCGGAAGGGCTCGTTCGTGCTGCGGCACACCGCTGGTGACGAAGGCCTGTCGCTGGTGGTCCTGGCGGGTTCGGGAACGGGGGAACTCGAGGGCATTTCCGGTTCCGCGGCGATCACGATGGACGAGGCCGGCAACCACACCTTCACCCTGACCTACGACCTCCCGGCAGCGTGA
- a CDS encoding S1C family serine protease translates to MTENESRPGPASSGGHQPHQNPQHPYPYAQYGYQQQAAPNPLFAQQPQPAPQATPPRRRGGKLAAVVGATALAAALIGGGAGAAIVGLTTTSVASPAATSSAVTGQTVSNTTATGDVSQVAAKVTPSVVQVNVETDQGEAIGSGVILTADGRILTNAHVVSGAVGDVTITTSDGKQYQAGVLGADTKGDIAVLQAKGASGLSAASLGDSSKLVVGQEVVAIGSPGGLQNTVTTGIVSALNRPLSDVGGGEQQQESPFSRTSNAADNGPSYTAIQTDASINQGNSGGALVNAQGRVIGINSAIYSPTASANGAAGSVGIGFAIPINDAKTIVDQIVNG, encoded by the coding sequence ATGACCGAGAACGAGAGTCGGCCCGGCCCCGCCTCATCCGGTGGGCACCAGCCGCACCAGAACCCCCAGCACCCCTACCCGTACGCCCAGTACGGGTACCAGCAGCAGGCCGCGCCGAACCCGCTCTTCGCGCAGCAGCCGCAGCCGGCTCCGCAGGCGACCCCGCCGCGGCGCCGGGGCGGCAAGCTCGCCGCCGTGGTGGGCGCGACCGCGCTCGCCGCCGCGCTGATCGGCGGCGGCGCCGGCGCGGCGATCGTCGGGCTGACCACCACGTCGGTGGCTTCGCCGGCGGCGACGTCGTCCGCGGTCACCGGCCAGACGGTCAGCAACACCACCGCCACCGGCGACGTCAGCCAGGTCGCGGCGAAGGTGACGCCGAGTGTCGTGCAGGTCAACGTCGAAACGGACCAGGGCGAGGCCATCGGCTCGGGCGTCATCCTGACCGCCGACGGCCGGATCCTCACCAATGCCCACGTGGTCAGCGGCGCGGTCGGCGACGTCACGATCACCACGTCGGACGGCAAGCAGTACCAGGCCGGTGTGCTCGGTGCCGACACCAAGGGCGACATCGCCGTGCTGCAGGCGAAGGGCGCGAGCGGGCTCAGCGCCGCCAGCCTCGGCGACTCGAGCAAGCTGGTGGTCGGCCAGGAGGTCGTCGCCATCGGCTCGCCGGGCGGGCTGCAGAACACCGTGACCACCGGCATTGTCAGTGCGCTGAACCGGCCGCTGTCCGACGTCGGCGGGGGCGAGCAGCAGCAGGAGTCGCCGTTCAGCCGGACGTCCAACGCGGCTGACAACGGCCCCAGCTACACCGCGATCCAGACCGATGCCTCGATCAACCAGGGCAACTCGGGTGGCGCGCTCGTGAACGCCCAGGGCCGGGTGATCGGCATCAACTCCGCGATCTACAGCCCGACGGCCTCGGCCAACGGCGCGGCAGGCAGCGTCGGGATCGGCTTCGCCATCCCGATCAACGACGCCAAGACGATTGTCGACCAGATCGTCAACGGCTGA
- a CDS encoding M20 family metallopeptidase, producing MTDAAPVPPDDAHLRALIEATAEAVANAEPLGSDHTGADAGVRAAVEREVQARAPELVALSQDLHAHPEEGFAEHRSVGALAELLRAQGHEVTVGLGGLDTALRASTPDNGGPHIAVLSEYDALPGLGHACGHNVICTTGAGGFLGAATVAEQLGGRVSLIGTPAEEGGGGKETLARAGVFDDVDAVIMLHPFSHDIALHPFLGRRQLEMVFHGVGAHASAQPFMGRNALDAAVLAYQGVSGLRQQLPSSDRVHGVFTDGGARPNVIPERAALLFYLRSANPETLRDLANRMTAIAHGAAEMTGCGVELTWDSQPAYLPIRFNTTLAGRWTANQLGTGRKPLPPGIVPEFLTGSTDLGNLSYRMPALHPMIAVSGSTVALHTKEFAEAAGSPSGDKAVVDGALGLALTAADYLADEALRIAVHDEFEAAGGALDVPAFFD from the coding sequence ATGACCGACGCCGCTCCCGTCCCACCCGACGACGCCCACCTCCGCGCTCTCATCGAAGCCACGGCCGAAGCCGTCGCGAACGCCGAACCCCTCGGCTCCGACCACACCGGAGCCGACGCCGGCGTGCGCGCCGCGGTCGAGCGGGAAGTCCAGGCTCGCGCCCCGGAGCTCGTTGCCCTGAGCCAAGACCTGCACGCCCACCCGGAAGAGGGCTTCGCCGAACACCGGTCCGTCGGCGCTCTGGCCGAGCTCCTGCGTGCCCAGGGCCACGAGGTCACCGTCGGCCTCGGCGGCCTCGACACGGCGTTGCGCGCGAGCACCCCGGACAACGGCGGCCCGCACATCGCCGTCCTGTCGGAGTACGACGCGCTGCCGGGGCTCGGCCACGCGTGCGGGCACAACGTCATCTGCACGACCGGCGCGGGTGGGTTCCTCGGCGCGGCCACCGTCGCCGAGCAGCTGGGCGGCCGCGTTTCCCTCATCGGCACACCTGCGGAGGAGGGGGGCGGGGGCAAGGAGACGCTCGCGCGCGCCGGTGTGTTCGACGACGTCGACGCCGTGATCATGCTCCACCCGTTCAGCCACGACATCGCGCTGCACCCGTTCCTCGGGCGGCGCCAGCTGGAAATGGTCTTCCACGGCGTCGGCGCGCACGCGTCGGCGCAGCCGTTCATGGGGCGCAACGCACTCGACGCCGCCGTGCTCGCGTACCAGGGCGTGTCGGGGCTGCGCCAGCAGCTGCCCTCCAGCGACCGCGTGCACGGCGTCTTCACCGACGGCGGCGCCCGCCCCAACGTGATCCCCGAGCGCGCCGCGCTCCTGTTCTACCTCCGCTCGGCCAACCCGGAAACGCTTCGGGACCTCGCGAACCGGATGACCGCGATCGCCCACGGCGCCGCGGAAATGACCGGCTGCGGCGTGGAACTGACGTGGGATTCGCAGCCGGCGTACCTGCCGATCCGGTTCAACACCACACTCGCCGGCCGCTGGACGGCCAACCAGCTCGGCACCGGCCGCAAGCCGCTGCCGCCGGGCATCGTGCCGGAGTTCCTCACGGGCTCGACGGACTTGGGCAACCTGTCGTACCGGATGCCGGCGCTGCACCCGATGATCGCCGTGTCCGGAAGCACGGTTGCCTTGCACACCAAGGAGTTCGCGGAAGCCGCGGGCTCACCGTCGGGTGACAAGGCCGTCGTCGACGGCGCGCTCGGGCTCGCGCTCACGGCCGCCGACTACCTCGCCGACGAAGCGCTGCGCATAGCCGTGCACGACGAGTTCGAAGCCGCGGGAGGTGCGCTGGACGTCCCGGCTTTCTTCGACTGA
- a CDS encoding class I SAM-dependent methyltransferase, with product MTTQPTARDRLADLLDAPAKPVDAGYLDVLGDAPQAGPTTGLTQRVMRTTLLPQVYEHYWRPAFGRLFKGPFGPSMADEIRLAVELLALRPGQLALDVACGTGRFTRAFGQAVGAEGLAIGLDGAPAMLTRAVAETPVAAGVAYLRADAVEPPFPPSTVDAVCCFAALHMFAEPERALDSFARILRPGGRVVLLTSARRDWQPARIVDTAGGILSGQRMFDRGEIAAALRARGFVVITERFSGVTQIVAGKLPEAN from the coding sequence GTGACCACGCAGCCGACCGCCCGGGACCGGCTCGCCGACCTGCTCGACGCCCCGGCGAAACCCGTGGACGCGGGCTACCTCGACGTCCTCGGCGACGCGCCCCAGGCCGGGCCCACCACGGGGCTCACCCAGCGCGTGATGCGCACGACCCTGCTCCCCCAGGTCTATGAACACTACTGGCGCCCCGCCTTCGGCCGCCTGTTCAAGGGCCCCTTCGGCCCGAGCATGGCCGACGAGATCCGGCTCGCCGTCGAACTGCTCGCCCTGCGCCCGGGCCAGCTCGCGCTCGACGTCGCGTGCGGCACCGGCCGCTTCACGCGCGCGTTCGGCCAAGCCGTCGGCGCCGAGGGCCTCGCCATCGGCCTCGACGGCGCCCCCGCGATGCTCACCCGCGCCGTCGCCGAGACCCCGGTCGCGGCCGGCGTCGCCTACCTCCGCGCCGACGCCGTCGAGCCGCCCTTCCCACCCTCCACAGTGGACGCGGTCTGCTGCTTCGCCGCGCTGCACATGTTCGCGGAGCCCGAACGCGCACTGGACTCGTTCGCGCGCATCCTGCGTCCCGGCGGCCGCGTCGTGCTCCTCACGAGCGCGCGGCGCGACTGGCAACCCGCGCGAATCGTCGACACGGCGGGCGGAATCCTCAGCGGGCAGCGGATGTTCGACCGCGGAGAAATCGCGGCGGCCTTGCGCGCCCGGGGATTCGTCGTGATCACCGAACGGTTCTCGGGCGTCACCCAGATCGTCGCCGGGAAGCTCCCCGAGGCGAACTGA
- a CDS encoding DNA-3-methyladenine glycosylase, translated as MTAPILLPMNVPTGEIAVRGPFDLTVASRYLAGFGPAGRPDAAVEPGVLRLAFAVDGVWTHAGAAIRQRSPGTVEVEVSAPVDLAPRVMTQVSRVLSLDVDASALPDVDRRDSVAARLRASWPGLRPVLFSSPYEAACWSVLAQGMRFTQAMKRRRLLAERHGRIVDVGEYQIVSFPAPGALAELASEEGLADFRVARLRSVAQAALDGRLDQAALRGVPVPEALAALCAIPGIGRFSAEQILIRAAGHPDLFPRADGRLHAAMREVYSLPASVPPEQLERLADDWRPYRSWVALLFRATRDAVAPEAQGATPETVTVAAEETAVG; from the coding sequence ATGACCGCACCGATCCTGCTGCCGATGAACGTGCCGACCGGCGAAATCGCCGTGCGCGGGCCGTTCGACCTCACCGTCGCGAGCCGCTACCTGGCCGGCTTCGGTCCCGCTGGGCGTCCCGACGCCGCCGTGGAGCCGGGCGTCCTGCGGCTGGCCTTCGCGGTCGACGGCGTGTGGACCCACGCCGGTGCCGCGATCCGCCAGAGATCGCCGGGTACGGTGGAGGTCGAGGTGTCAGCGCCGGTCGATCTCGCGCCGCGCGTGATGACCCAGGTCAGCCGCGTGCTGTCACTCGACGTCGACGCGTCCGCCCTGCCCGACGTCGACCGGCGCGATTCGGTGGCCGCTCGGCTGAGAGCGTCGTGGCCGGGTCTTCGGCCGGTGCTGTTCTCGTCGCCGTACGAGGCCGCGTGCTGGTCGGTGCTCGCGCAGGGCATGCGTTTCACCCAGGCCATGAAGCGCCGCCGCCTGCTCGCCGAACGGCACGGCCGCATCGTCGACGTGGGCGAGTACCAAATCGTTTCGTTCCCCGCGCCGGGGGCGCTGGCCGAGTTGGCGTCGGAGGAGGGCCTCGCCGACTTCCGCGTCGCCCGCCTGCGCTCGGTCGCCCAGGCCGCCTTGGACGGCCGTCTCGACCAGGCCGCACTCCGCGGCGTGCCGGTGCCCGAGGCGCTGGCCGCGCTGTGCGCGATCCCCGGCATCGGCCGCTTCTCCGCCGAGCAGATCCTCATCCGCGCCGCCGGCCACCCGGACCTGTTCCCCCGCGCCGACGGCCGCCTGCACGCCGCGATGCGAGAGGTGTACTCCCTCCCGGCCTCCGTCCCGCCCGAGCAGCTCGAACGCCTGGCTGACGACTGGCGCCCGTACCGCAGCTGGGTCGCGCTCCTCTTCCGTGCCACCCGCGACGCCGTGGCGCCGGAAGCGCAGGGAGCCACGCCCGAAACGGTCACGGTCGCGGCCGAGGAGACGGCGGTGGGCTGA
- a CDS encoding M50 family metallopeptidase: MAEAQGAVADALTQANTPAAITLVTGGVALLIVLAGGTPWRFARNVITIVHEAGHALAAVLVGRRLRSIKLHSDTSGVTVSRGKPEGPGMAFTALAGYVAPSALGLLFASLVGQDFITAVLVLVALLLLGVLIMVRNAYGVFTVVASAVVLGLVALVAPTVVQAPFVYLLTWFLLFGGVRPVVELQIKRHRRQARNSDADQLSRLTAVPAVLWVLVFVVLTVSCLVAGALWLLQPVVV, encoded by the coding sequence CTGGCTGAGGCGCAGGGAGCCGTCGCTGACGCGCTCACACAGGCCAACACCCCCGCCGCGATCACGCTGGTCACCGGCGGCGTGGCGCTGCTGATCGTGCTGGCCGGGGGCACGCCGTGGCGGTTCGCGCGCAACGTGATCACCATCGTGCACGAGGCGGGCCACGCGCTGGCCGCCGTGCTGGTCGGACGGCGGTTGCGGTCGATCAAGCTGCACTCGGACACTTCGGGCGTCACCGTGTCGCGCGGGAAGCCGGAGGGACCGGGGATGGCGTTCACGGCGCTGGCCGGGTACGTCGCGCCCTCGGCGCTGGGGCTGCTGTTCGCGAGCCTGGTCGGGCAGGACTTCATCACCGCGGTGCTGGTGCTGGTCGCTTTGCTGCTGCTGGGTGTGCTGATCATGGTGCGCAACGCGTACGGCGTGTTCACCGTGGTCGCGAGCGCTGTCGTGCTGGGGCTCGTGGCGCTGGTGGCGCCGACCGTGGTGCAGGCGCCGTTCGTGTACCTGCTGACGTGGTTCCTGCTGTTCGGCGGGGTCCGGCCGGTGGTGGAGCTGCAGATCAAGCGCCACCGCAGGCAGGCGCGCAACTCCGACGCCGACCAGTTGAGCCGGTTGACCGCGGTGCCCGCGGTGCTGTGGGTGCTGGTGTTCGTCGTGCTGACGGTCAGCTGCCTCGTGGCCGGGGCGCTCTGGCTGTTGCAGCCGGTCGTCGTCTGA